CAGGGCCTGACCTCGATGGAGGACGTGGCACGCGCTGCCGCCTCCGGGGCGACCGGTTCGGCGACCGGCCAGACCGACCACGCGCTACGCACACGGCTCGACGCGCAGGCCAATGCCCTCGCCGGGGCCGCACTCGCCGGCCCGGCCCTCCCGTTCGACGCCCCTGTCGTGGGCGACACCTCTTCCGGGGCGACCTCCGCTTCCGCCTTGGCGTCCTCGGTCGGGACGACCTCTTCGGCGGGGGCCGCGCTCGCGGCGGGCTCGCAGCCGGTCGCCACCAGTGGGGTGGGTCCGTCCTCCGGCATTCCGGTTCAGGCGACGGCCGCCGTCGCCGCGTCGCCGCTTGCTCAGGTGGCAGCGGTACCCGCCGACACGCAGGCGTACCCGGGCATTGATCTGCCACCCTCCACGGCTGCCGACGTGAACGCGTCGTCACCGGTCGGCGGTCTGGCCAACCACGACATGGCGGACCGTTCGGTGCGCTCGTCTGAGGCGATGCCGGCGGCGGACGGGCCGCTGGTGGAGAGGGCGAGCACCGCACAACCGGTCGCCGCCGACCCGACGCTGTCGTCGGCGCAGGCCGATCCGAGAACGTCGTCGGCGCAGGCCGATCTGAGAACGTCGGCGGCGCAGGCCGATCCGAGCCTCTCGTCGGTGGCCGCTGATCCGCGGCTTTCGTCGGTGGCGGCGCCGGCGCCCGTGGTCGGCGCGACCGAGCCGGCCACCGGTGTCGCGCCGGGCCATCTCAGCAACTCGCCGCCCGCCACCACCTCCGGCCCGGTCGCCTGGTCTCCGTCGACCGGCACCGGTTCGACAGCGCCGGTCACCTTCGCTACCCCGACCACGACCAACAACCCGCCGCCGGTCACCTCCACCCCACCGGTGGTGGGCCGATTCGCCGTACCCTCGCGCATCCCGACGCGGGAGGTGCTCGCACCTGCTCATCCGGCTCGGGGCCGGGCGTCGATCCCCGTCGACGTGGCGGCCTTCGGCGACACGTCGGTGCCCGCGACCGAGACCAACGCCGCGTACGCGGCGCAGTGGGCCGCCGAAGCGGAAGCCGCCGAGCGGCGGCGCTACCAGGGCCACTACGAATCGCAGCGGACCGGGTTCGAGCACAATCGCCGGCAGGCAGAGGCCACCCGACTACGTGCCCGGGCCGCCGAGCACGATCGCAGGGCCATCGAGTACGCCACCTACGCCCGACAGCTACACCAAGCTGGACACCGACGCTGGTCCGACGGCTGGCAGCGGGCCGCGAACGATGAGACACGCGCGTACGCCCAATGGCGTGACCTGGCAGACGCGGTGCTGGCCGGCACCACGGCGCCGGCGGTCGTGGACATCGGCGCCGGCGCCTTCGAACACGCCAACAGGGACGTGGGCGCGCTCGCGCTCGGCGCGGTGGAGACCACCGGCCCGTCCCGGCTCACCGGCGACGACGTGCCACCGCCGATCGACGACTCCCGGCCGTACGGACAGCCCGGAGGACTGCGCCCACCGCTCGCCCTGCACCAGGTCGACGTCGAACGCCAGATGCCCCGCGAGCCGGACGGCGCCGTCATCCGCACCGCCGACCCCCGACAGGGCAACTGGTTCCGGCTCCTGAACGACGGTGGGCCCGCAGCCGACGCCACCCGGGGCATCAACTGCCTCGACTGCACGCTGTCGATGTTCGAAACGTGGGTCCACGGGCGGCCCCGGGTGTCGGCGCCGCGCACCTTCGACGGCTACCTGGACGGCGACATCCGGCGCCCGATCCGTGGCGAGGCAGGCGGCCCGGGCCGGGTGGAGGACGTGACCGGCGGACGCTTCCAGCAGCTCCTCGCCCCGCCGACCGGCCAACGTCCACACCCCGAGCAGGCCCAGCAGGCCGCGGACCGGGGCTACCGCAACCTGCACGACCAACTCCGGCTGGGAGGCCACGGCAGCTACGCGTTCCTGGTCACCGAATCGCCTCACGGCGGCTCACACGCCTGGGTGGCGCTCAACCAGAACGGCACAGTGCTCTACGTCGACCCGCAGAACGGCCTGATCCGGGACCGGCCGTTGTACCCCGACGTGGTCGGCATCGACGCGCTGCTGCTGAGCGGAGACGGCCGGCCTATGCCACTCGGCGGGCTGCCCCGGGGCCGGTTCAGCGAGCGGCCCGACCTGCCGGACCACCCGCCGACCTACGACAGTGGCGGCCACGGTGACCCGTACATCAACCGGATGTACCTGCTGCTGGACGGCCCGGGGGCGGCTTCGCCACCGCAGGGCGGCGAGCCAGTCGACAAGTCGTCCGGCACTGCCCCGGGTCGACATTCGCCGAGTGGCAGCCCGGCCCGGGTCGTCTCGATGGCCGGCAGTCTGGACGAGATCTTCGCGGCCGGAGTGAGTCCCACCGAATTCGCGACGGTGGTCGACCCCCATACCCTCCGTCGGCTGGTGTCGGATCTTGATGAGGCGTCCGCCCGGGACGTGGTGCGGTTGTTCGCCGACGATCGGGTCCTCGACATGCTCGACGGCGCCCGCCGGGAACCGCCAGCGAACGAGCCCGAACTGGCCGAGCGTCTGGTCCGCCAGTTGGTCCGGCAACCAGACCTGGCGCGCATGATCCTGTCCACGCCCGAGCTCGCGAACTCGCTGACCGCTCGCCCGTTGACTCTCTATCACCTGAGCGGTTACCAGCAGGCTATCGACGTCCTCGCCGAGGTGCTCGACGACGTCGTCCAAGGAGAGGCTGTCGGGCAGAGGGCGGCCGACGGGCAAGTACCTCGGCCAGCGCCTACACCCCTCACTGACGAGCAGTTAAGAATCAGCGCCAGCATTCACGTGCGTCGGGGGCCGGTTGAACAGGCGGGATTCGACGACCTCCGGCGCGGTGACGAGGCCTACCGGAGGCGCTACCTCGACGATCTCTACGCGGCGGCAGCCGTGGCGCAGGCGGATCTGAATGAGCTTGCGGTGTCCCTGGCCCTGGTGGATGGTCGTCGTGTTGGAGAGCCGGGCTGGCGTCCTCAGCCGAAGGATCGACGCCGAGCCGAGGACAAGGTGAACAAGAATCAGGGTGATGCGTCGAAGTTGCTCGACCTCGCCGCCGCAAAGGTCGAATTCAGTAGCCTCGATGATCTGTACGCTGCGCTCGGCCGAATCAAGGAGCACC
The nucleotide sequence above comes from Micromonospora luteifusca. Encoded proteins:
- a CDS encoding toxin glutamine deamidase domain-containing protein translates to MSVLPSPVPHPLDHAPWDVPGWIYEALDWVVGVQWPEGNERAVWDVADQWYGVAAVLAGPHTDAATAAVEVQNSYGGVGAVDAAFEVAWRGIAEGADAPLPVLLAVTADLGRLVEECGCDIEGAKLEVWIELGILVIELLSVAVAAILTAGAATPAASAAITATRLLVQQIFKRLMGQLASKSLKHGLKEAGERAAKEVAQGGVRGLTKRAAREGLEEATEEAGVTLATQAYQNSTGRAHGLDVTDLGASAVGGLAGGAVAPLAGLGRHATGRAARIGEHLGREMTGEVLADSAASLATGQGLTSMEDVARAAASGATGSATGQTDHALRTRLDAQANALAGAALAGPALPFDAPVVGDTSSGATSASALASSVGTTSSAGAALAAGSQPVATSGVGPSSGIPVQATAAVAASPLAQVAAVPADTQAYPGIDLPPSTAADVNASSPVGGLANHDMADRSVRSSEAMPAADGPLVERASTAQPVAADPTLSSAQADPRTSSAQADLRTSAAQADPSLSSVAADPRLSSVAAPAPVVGATEPATGVAPGHLSNSPPATTSGPVAWSPSTGTGSTAPVTFATPTTTNNPPPVTSTPPVVGRFAVPSRIPTREVLAPAHPARGRASIPVDVAAFGDTSVPATETNAAYAAQWAAEAEAAERRRYQGHYESQRTGFEHNRRQAEATRLRARAAEHDRRAIEYATYARQLHQAGHRRWSDGWQRAANDETRAYAQWRDLADAVLAGTTAPAVVDIGAGAFEHANRDVGALALGAVETTGPSRLTGDDVPPPIDDSRPYGQPGGLRPPLALHQVDVERQMPREPDGAVIRTADPRQGNWFRLLNDGGPAADATRGINCLDCTLSMFETWVHGRPRVSAPRTFDGYLDGDIRRPIRGEAGGPGRVEDVTGGRFQQLLAPPTGQRPHPEQAQQAADRGYRNLHDQLRLGGHGSYAFLVTESPHGGSHAWVALNQNGTVLYVDPQNGLIRDRPLYPDVVGIDALLLSGDGRPMPLGGLPRGRFSERPDLPDHPPTYDSGGHGDPYINRMYLLLDGPGAASPPQGGEPVDKSSGTAPGRHSPSGSPARVVSMAGSLDEIFAAGVSPTEFATVVDPHTLRRLVSDLDEASARDVVRLFADDRVLDMLDGARREPPANEPELAERLVRQLVRQPDLARMILSTPELANSLTARPLTLYHLSGYQQAIDVLAEVLDDVVQGEAVGQRAADGQVPRPAPTPLTDEQLRISASIHVRRGPVEQAGFDDLRRGDEAYRRRYLDDLYAAAAVAQADLNELAVSLALVDGRRVGEPGWRPQPKDRRRAEDKVNKNQGDASKLLDLAAAKVEFSSLDDLYAALGRIKEHRGVVVVRCEDRFVSPMSSGYRDVQIVLRMQNGHLAEFRLHLGALDAVAVWEHVLYEVRRDVEALAEAEARALTSRELLITNGIRFREQQLFWKALQSTFEEKSG